The Candidatus Methylacidiphilales bacterium genome has a window encoding:
- the leuS gene encoding leucine--tRNA ligase gives MSLKKNENYQFDLIEKEVQEFWQHDKTFEVEVDNTKEKFYCLSMFPYPSGKLHIGHVRNYTLGDIIARYQRHQGKNVLQPIGWDAFGLPAENAARITNSSPEVWTKKNIAEMRTQLVRLGYGYDWRRELATCDPSYYKWEQWLFTKLIQDKTKGSPLRKSATVNWDPVDQTVLANEQVIEGKGWRSGAPVEKREIPSWYFKITDYAEELLVGLDQLTGWPKEVIQMQKNWIGKSEGATVRFLLNLPSPSTYPYLEVYTTRVDTLFGVSYLAIAKEHPLVSLSKYKNEIKDFIEICKLGSTSEKERATEQKLGFLIPDLHAIHPYTNTVIPIYIANYVLMEYGSGAIMAVPAHDERDYEFAIKYTLPIKEVISHATLPIPHAEEGVLINSEEFTGLPSKVAKNKIVQYLSAKNLGFVTTTYRLRDWGVSRQRYWGCPIPVCYSEDGAVHAQNTLPIVLPNKDFQTSNIQSLAHDKEFLHSCAPGLTRDPDTFDTFVESSWYYARFPSYDSANAMIDQRASYWLPVDQYVGGIEHAVLHLLYARFFNKLLRDQGLVQCDEPFISLLTQGMVLAPAYKHVTKDGGIEWVSPEDVITHKKGTDSYYTDKRDGSQILCVGKEKMSKSKKNGVDPDRLLDEYGADTLRLYITFAAPPEQTLEWSPAALEGCSKFLKKVYLLCRSHSEDLITLYQEFGIPKKTIVSPSATLNRICDATQKALYDYERKQFNTVVSSAMIIYNELVDHTIKQKDQTLVFFSIYTILLLLSPITPHVCQYLYRELGFGENILKAPWLQSSEYKNSSESVTMVIQVHGKKRGIYECPRDSTQSEVIALLTNHSQYSKLLTTQPKKIIFIPNKILNIIPSENEPHS, from the coding sequence ATGTCATTAAAGAAAAACGAAAATTACCAGTTTGATCTAATAGAAAAAGAAGTTCAAGAATTTTGGCAACATGACAAAACGTTTGAAGTGGAAGTGGATAATACAAAAGAAAAATTCTATTGTCTTTCTATGTTCCCTTACCCGTCAGGGAAGTTGCATATAGGTCATGTAAGAAATTATACTTTAGGAGACATAATTGCACGCTATCAGAGACATCAAGGTAAAAATGTATTACAACCTATAGGGTGGGATGCGTTTGGATTACCGGCTGAAAATGCTGCGAGAATAACTAATAGCTCACCTGAAGTTTGGACTAAAAAAAACATAGCTGAAATGCGCACCCAATTAGTACGTCTAGGCTATGGCTATGATTGGCGCCGAGAATTAGCAACATGCGATCCAAGTTATTATAAATGGGAGCAGTGGTTATTCACCAAATTAATTCAAGATAAAACCAAAGGATCTCCCTTAAGAAAATCCGCAACTGTAAATTGGGATCCGGTTGATCAAACAGTGCTTGCCAACGAGCAAGTCATAGAAGGGAAGGGATGGAGAAGTGGTGCGCCAGTTGAAAAGCGTGAAATTCCTAGCTGGTATTTTAAAATTACTGACTATGCCGAAGAGCTCTTAGTTGGACTTGATCAATTAACCGGGTGGCCAAAAGAAGTAATTCAAATGCAAAAGAATTGGATTGGAAAGTCTGAAGGAGCAACTGTTAGATTTTTACTCAACCTACCTTCCCCCTCAACCTACCCTTACTTGGAGGTCTATACAACTAGAGTTGATACTTTATTTGGAGTAAGTTATCTTGCTATTGCAAAAGAACATCCATTAGTGTCATTGTCGAAATATAAAAATGAAATAAAAGACTTTATTGAGATATGTAAATTAGGAAGTACTTCGGAGAAAGAAAGGGCTACTGAGCAAAAACTTGGATTCTTAATTCCTGATTTACATGCTATTCACCCATACACCAATACAGTAATTCCGATTTATATCGCAAATTATGTATTAATGGAATATGGTAGCGGCGCTATCATGGCTGTCCCGGCTCATGATGAGCGTGATTATGAATTTGCAATTAAATATACCTTACCTATTAAAGAAGTAATTTCACATGCAACCTTACCAATCCCTCACGCTGAGGAAGGTGTCTTGATTAATTCAGAGGAGTTTACAGGTCTTCCCAGTAAGGTCGCTAAAAATAAAATTGTTCAGTATCTATCTGCTAAAAATCTTGGCTTTGTTACTACTACATACCGACTAAGGGATTGGGGGGTTTCCAGACAACGGTATTGGGGATGCCCTATACCAGTCTGTTATAGTGAAGACGGCGCCGTTCATGCCCAAAATACTCTTCCAATTGTTTTACCAAACAAAGATTTCCAGACTTCGAATATTCAATCATTGGCTCACGATAAGGAGTTTCTGCACTCTTGTGCCCCAGGCTTGACTCGTGACCCAGATACTTTTGACACTTTTGTCGAATCAAGTTGGTACTATGCACGGTTTCCAAGTTATGACTCTGCTAACGCAATGATCGATCAAAGAGCTTCTTACTGGCTTCCAGTTGACCAGTATGTAGGTGGGATTGAGCACGCTGTATTGCATTTACTCTACGCAAGATTTTTTAATAAATTATTACGAGATCAGGGTTTAGTGCAATGCGATGAGCCTTTTATTTCTTTGTTGACTCAGGGCATGGTTTTGGCTCCTGCATATAAGCATGTAACTAAAGATGGCGGAATTGAATGGGTTTCGCCAGAAGATGTTATCACCCATAAAAAAGGAACAGATAGTTACTACACTGATAAGAGAGACGGCTCTCAGATACTCTGTGTTGGTAAGGAGAAAATGTCAAAATCTAAAAAAAATGGCGTTGACCCAGATCGATTATTAGATGAATATGGGGCAGATACATTACGTCTGTACATAACGTTTGCTGCCCCTCCTGAGCAAACGCTCGAATGGTCACCTGCTGCATTAGAGGGCTGTTCTAAGTTTTTAAAGAAAGTATACCTTTTATGTAGAAGCCATTCGGAAGATTTAATTACGCTGTACCAAGAATTCGGAATACCAAAAAAAACTATTGTCTCTCCATCAGCAACACTTAATCGAATTTGTGACGCTACTCAAAAAGCACTTTATGATTACGAGCGAAAACAATTTAATACAGTTGTTTCAAGTGCCATGATTATCTATAATGAGCTCGTGGATCACACAATTAAACAAAAGGATCAAACGTTGGTGTTTTTTTCAATTTACACTATTTTATTGCTCTTGTCTCCTATTACCCCTCACGTATGTCAATATTTATATCGTGAGTTGGGTTTCGGAGAAAATATCCTTAAAGCACCCTGGTTACAATCTAGTGAGTATAAAAATTCAAGCGAGTCTGTAACAATGGTGATTCAAGTGCATGGCAAAAAAAGAGGAATTTATGAGTGCCCGAGAGACTCTACACAATCAGAAGTAATTGCACTGCTCACCAATCATTCGCAGTATAGCAAACTCCTAACAACACAACCAAAAAAAATTATATTTATACCAAATAAAATATTAAATATTATTCCTAGTGAGAATGAGCCACATTCTTAA
- a CDS encoding quinone-dependent dihydroorotate dehydrogenase, protein MDFIYPLIRPLLFLLDGEFSHTITIQLLDKCPWLVRKFSFYKPVVVSGVQFKNPIGIAAGLVKNADALIALARMGVGSIEVGTVTPHWQSGNDGPRLERIISDQALVNRMGFNNKGFLIVRERLLAVRKKLQNMNVVIGVNIGKQKSTPIEEAHLDYIEGIRFFKTCADYFVLNISSPNTKDLHLLQYGNRFSDMLSKVTTYWQQIDLLNQAKPPIFIKISPVLSEKEISFIIDCCVSAGINTIIATNTLPTEQGGLSGLPLAQRSKETLTLIKKINPSIQVISSGGIMSSHEGIERFQLGASIIQLYSGLIYQGPGLIRNIAKLLDK, encoded by the coding sequence ATGGATTTTATCTACCCTTTAATTAGGCCCCTATTATTTTTACTTGACGGTGAGTTTTCTCATACTATCACCATTCAATTACTAGATAAATGTCCGTGGTTAGTTAGAAAGTTCAGCTTTTATAAACCTGTAGTGGTCTCTGGAGTTCAATTTAAAAATCCAATTGGCATAGCTGCTGGATTAGTTAAAAATGCAGATGCGCTTATTGCATTAGCTCGTATGGGGGTTGGCTCAATTGAGGTCGGTACCGTAACTCCTCATTGGCAATCAGGTAACGATGGTCCTAGGCTCGAAAGAATAATTTCAGATCAAGCACTCGTCAATAGAATGGGTTTTAATAATAAAGGTTTTTTAATAGTGCGTGAGCGCTTACTTGCTGTGAGAAAAAAGTTACAAAATATGAATGTCGTGATTGGGGTTAATATTGGCAAACAAAAATCAACTCCAATTGAAGAAGCGCATCTTGATTATATAGAAGGAATTCGTTTTTTCAAAACTTGTGCAGATTATTTTGTTCTCAATATCTCTTCCCCTAACACTAAAGATCTTCATTTGCTTCAATATGGAAATAGATTTAGTGATATGTTATCAAAAGTTACTACCTATTGGCAACAAATTGATTTACTTAATCAAGCGAAACCTCCTATTTTTATTAAAATATCTCCAGTCTTATCTGAAAAGGAAATTTCATTTATTATTGATTGTTGTGTTTCAGCTGGTATCAATACTATAATTGCTACTAATACTTTACCTACCGAACAAGGCGGCTTATCTGGATTACCGCTAGCTCAAAGAAGTAAAGAAACCTTAACTTTAATAAAAAAAATCAACCCTTCAATTCAAGTCATTTCTAGTGGGGGAATAATGTCTTCTCATGAGGGAATAGAAAGATTTCAGTTAGGCGCCTCAATTATTCAATTATATAGTGGCTTAATTTATCAAGGACCAGGATTAATTAGAAACATTGCCAAATTACTTGACAAATGA
- a CDS encoding rubrerythrin family protein, which translates to MELKNSKTEKNLKDAFSGESQANRRYLYFAAKADVEGYNDVASVFRSTAEGETGHAHGHLEFLEAVGDPATGKPIGPTDDNLRAAIAGETHEYTDMYPGMAKVAQEEGFAEIANWFETLAKAERSHANRFQKALDSLKS; encoded by the coding sequence ATGGAACTAAAAAATAGTAAAACTGAAAAAAATTTAAAAGATGCGTTTTCTGGTGAGTCGCAAGCCAACAGAAGATATTTGTATTTTGCTGCGAAAGCAGATGTTGAGGGTTACAATGATGTTGCATCTGTTTTTAGATCTACCGCAGAAGGTGAAACAGGTCACGCACATGGCCATCTAGAATTTTTAGAGGCAGTGGGTGATCCAGCTACTGGAAAGCCAATAGGCCCAACTGACGATAATTTGCGCGCTGCTATTGCAGGAGAAACACATGAATACACTGATATGTATCCAGGTATGGCAAAAGTTGCTCAGGAAGAAGGTTTTGCAGAAATTGCAAATTGGTTTGAGACCTTAGCAAAAGCTGAGCGATCTCATGCAAATAGATTTCAAAAAGCTCTTGATAGCTTAAAATCTTAA
- a CDS encoding heterodisulfide reductase-related iron-sulfur binding cluster produces MSLREGGLDAPTRHPVLWDKPEFYDQAELDKELTRVFDVCHGCRRCVSLCESFPTLFELVDSSTSFEIDGVDTKDFQKVVEQCFLCDLCYMTKCPYVPPHEWNIDFPHLMLRAKIVRFAKTGSSLREKVLSSTDIVGRIASIPVVKSVVNSTNTVKPFRVLLEKALGVHREASLPTYQRLSRSSLIDNQPISKYKVLLFAGCYANYNNPSLAEDLVSVYQHQSVSISLLPKEQCCGMPKYELGDIASVVAIKEALVDALFQAVCDGKKIVIPVPSCVLMMRQEWPLLFPNDEKVLAISKSIYDPCEFLMKIHREQLLNTNFKNTLGVVSYHASCHQRVQNIGSMTRQLLQLVPGTTVHTIERCSGHDGTYGVKKETYPIAKKLAKPISDALSKQKSNYFCSDCSLAGNHIVHIHANATNHVFTNYHPLSLIKIAYGI; encoded by the coding sequence ATGAGTTTGCGTGAGGGAGGGCTAGATGCCCCAACCAGACATCCAGTTCTTTGGGATAAGCCAGAGTTTTATGATCAAGCCGAATTAGATAAAGAACTAACTAGGGTCTTCGATGTATGTCATGGGTGTCGTAGATGTGTTTCTCTCTGTGAATCATTCCCAACTCTTTTTGAACTTGTAGACTCGTCTACAAGTTTTGAAATTGATGGAGTGGATACAAAAGATTTTCAAAAGGTAGTTGAACAATGCTTTCTATGTGATCTTTGTTATATGACAAAATGCCCTTATGTGCCTCCCCATGAATGGAATATAGACTTCCCTCACTTGATGCTTCGCGCAAAAATTGTTAGATTTGCTAAAACAGGTAGTTCACTTCGCGAGAAAGTTCTTTCATCTACAGATATAGTTGGTAGGATTGCTTCAATCCCAGTTGTTAAGTCTGTAGTTAACTCAACTAATACAGTAAAACCATTTAGAGTTCTTTTGGAAAAAGCGCTAGGAGTGCATCGTGAGGCATCTTTACCTACCTATCAACGATTATCACGATCATCACTTATTGACAATCAACCCATTTCAAAATATAAAGTTTTGTTATTTGCAGGTTGCTATGCTAATTACAATAACCCATCTCTAGCTGAAGATCTAGTTTCGGTATATCAACACCAATCCGTCTCTATTTCATTATTACCTAAAGAACAATGTTGTGGAATGCCAAAGTATGAGCTTGGTGATATTGCCTCTGTGGTAGCTATCAAAGAGGCCTTAGTTGACGCTCTCTTTCAAGCGGTTTGTGATGGTAAAAAAATCGTTATTCCAGTTCCATCATGTGTATTGATGATGCGACAAGAGTGGCCACTATTGTTTCCAAATGATGAAAAAGTACTTGCAATATCTAAATCAATTTATGATCCATGTGAGTTTTTAATGAAAATTCATCGTGAACAATTGCTCAATACTAATTTTAAAAATACTCTGGGTGTTGTAAGTTACCATGCTTCTTGCCATCAACGAGTGCAAAATATAGGCTCGATGACTAGGCAATTACTTCAACTTGTGCCAGGCACAACTGTCCATACTATAGAGCGCTGTTCAGGACATGATGGAACCTATGGAGTAAAAAAAGAGACATATCCAATTGCTAAAAAATTAGCCAAACCTATTAGCGACGCACTTAGTAAACAAAAGTCAAATTATTTTTGTAGTGATTGTTCTTTGGCAGGCAACCATATTGTTCATATTCATGCAAACGCGACCAATCATGTGTTCACTAATTATCACCCACTTTCACTAATTAAAATCGCATATGGAATCTAA
- a CDS encoding DUF3501 family protein, whose product MESNLSKLHISDFLNIREYELVRNEWTKKIIAHKQTRRLQINEHIMLCFEDKRTIWYQIQEMIRIEKIHSSELLLEEIDAYSPLIPNGSEFKATMMIMYEDASTRKEWLTKLKNIEHTVWVAIGDHPPIYAIADEDLPRSDEEKTSAVHFLRFPLTESQCKDFKKGAQVSIGVDCKVITLDTIMLSDHLRKALLKDLL is encoded by the coding sequence ATGGAATCTAATCTTTCAAAATTGCATATTTCCGATTTTCTAAATATTCGTGAGTATGAATTAGTTAGAAACGAATGGACAAAAAAGATTATCGCCCATAAACAAACGAGAAGATTACAAATTAACGAACATATTATGTTGTGCTTTGAAGATAAACGTACCATTTGGTATCAAATTCAAGAAATGATCAGAATAGAAAAAATCCATTCTTCAGAACTTTTGTTAGAGGAAATTGATGCCTACTCGCCGCTAATCCCTAATGGTAGTGAGTTTAAAGCAACGATGATGATAATGTATGAAGATGCTTCCACGCGAAAAGAGTGGTTGACTAAATTAAAAAATATTGAGCATACGGTTTGGGTTGCGATTGGTGATCACCCACCTATTTACGCAATTGCTGATGAGGATTTGCCTAGAAGTGACGAAGAAAAAACCTCTGCGGTTCATTTTTTGCGTTTCCCCTTAACAGAATCTCAATGTAAAGATTTTAAGAAAGGGGCGCAGGTGTCAATTGGGGTTGATTGTAAAGTGATTACCTTAGATACTATTATGCTTTCAGATCATTTACGCAAAGCATTACTGAAGGACTTGCTGTAA
- a CDS encoding Fur family transcriptional regulator: MSNESVATLRKYGLGITKPRVVLLEFLLQSHMHVTAEQLYNSINKKEEIISLATIYNTLKIFVQKGLLNEVVVEPNRTYYDTNTAPHFHMFDSTTKELIDLYPKNKLPQDLVKELAKEFGLCSDTLNGAEIIFYSKSFSNALRK, from the coding sequence ATGTCGAATGAAAGCGTCGCCACTCTTCGTAAATATGGTTTAGGAATTACCAAGCCAAGGGTTGTGCTACTGGAATTTTTACTCCAATCTCACATGCATGTGACTGCTGAGCAACTATACAATTCAATTAACAAAAAGGAGGAAATTATTTCTCTTGCCACGATCTACAACACATTAAAGATTTTTGTACAAAAAGGGCTACTTAATGAAGTTGTCGTTGAGCCTAATCGCACATATTATGATACCAATACAGCACCTCATTTTCATATGTTTGACTCTACAACAAAAGAGTTAATTGACCTGTATCCAAAAAATAAACTACCTCAAGACTTGGTTAAAGAATTAGCAAAAGAGTTTGGCTTGTGTTCAGATACTTTAAATGGGGCAGAGATTATTTTTTACAGCAAGTCCTTCAGTAATGCTTTGCGTAAATGA
- a CDS encoding glutamate-5-semialdehyde dehydrogenase translates to MKNYIHSLVISAKDAAITMRESGPLQRNEALRIAALEIKNRASYILDENEKDFIQAKSQGCDQFILARLRLTKEKIDRIFDSIQAVVQLPEVIGVTDSKPQQNGITVGTMRVPIGVIAIIYESRPNVTSECASLCLKSANAVILRGGKESINTNRAIHTCFQVALEKVSLPSGCVLFIDNTDYALVQSLLSMNQWIDLIIPRGGKSLIEAVRKHSTIPRLDHLDGVCHIYLDETADESIAIRICKDAKMPHYAMCNSVETILIHHSRVPDLAPKLVDEYQKLGVEVRACPIISSHVSGTVPATEEDWHTEYLAPIISIKAVPTLTAAIAHIETFGSHHTDAIISKDQKSIQIFQKHVDSSSVMINTSTRLADGFEYGLGAEIGISTAKLHARGPVGLEGLTSKKFIVFSDGSVRN, encoded by the coding sequence ATGAAAAACTACATACATTCTTTAGTCATATCCGCCAAAGATGCCGCTATAACTATGAGAGAAAGTGGGCCCCTGCAACGCAATGAGGCCTTACGGATTGCTGCATTGGAAATTAAAAATCGAGCTTCATATATACTTGATGAGAATGAAAAAGATTTTATTCAAGCAAAATCACAAGGGTGCGATCAGTTCATTCTTGCGCGATTGCGTTTAACCAAAGAAAAAATTGATAGAATTTTTGATTCTATTCAGGCTGTGGTTCAGCTTCCTGAAGTAATTGGCGTGACTGATTCTAAACCCCAGCAGAATGGCATCACGGTTGGTACTATGAGAGTTCCAATTGGAGTGATTGCAATAATTTATGAGTCTAGACCGAATGTTACTTCAGAATGCGCTTCACTCTGCTTAAAATCAGCTAATGCTGTGATTCTTCGTGGTGGTAAAGAGTCTATCAATACAAACCGAGCAATACATACTTGCTTTCAAGTTGCGCTAGAAAAAGTTTCACTTCCAAGTGGGTGTGTGTTGTTTATTGATAACACTGATTACGCATTAGTACAGTCTTTATTATCTATGAATCAGTGGATTGATTTAATAATTCCTCGCGGTGGAAAATCATTAATTGAAGCGGTAAGAAAACACTCTACTATCCCTAGATTAGATCACCTTGATGGGGTATGTCATATTTACCTAGATGAAACAGCCGATGAATCTATTGCTATTCGGATTTGTAAAGATGCAAAAATGCCACATTATGCTATGTGCAATTCCGTAGAAACAATTCTAATTCACCATTCTAGGGTTCCTGACCTAGCCCCAAAGTTGGTAGATGAGTATCAGAAATTAGGCGTCGAAGTTCGTGCCTGCCCAATAATTTCTTCTCACGTTTCTGGCACTGTTCCAGCCACAGAAGAAGACTGGCATACAGAGTATTTAGCCCCAATCATTTCTATCAAGGCAGTTCCCACCCTAACAGCCGCTATCGCTCATATAGAAACTTTCGGATCCCATCATACTGATGCAATTATCTCTAAAGATCAAAAGTCTATTCAAATATTTCAAAAGCATGTAGATTCAAGTTCCGTGATGATAAATACCTCAACAAGATTAGCGGATGGGTTTGAGTATGGCCTTGGTGCAGAAATAGGAATTTCTACTGCCAAACTACATGCCCGTGGACCGGTTGGATTAGAAGGGCTAACTTCAAAAAAATTTATTGTATTTTCTGATGGATCGGTTAGAAATTAA
- a CDS encoding nicotinate-nicotinamide nucleotide adenylyltransferase yields MDRLEIKPSKTLCIYGGAFDPPHRGHLHCVLIAKKYFPNAKIIVLPTPTNTTSKNTKSSFYHRFKMVKLLMPPYVYVSAIEQRRKFIYSYQTLRYLKQGRFKQYVFQCIIGDDQLTNFTNWEYWKKILTLAHLFVIPRLLSKSAIDTLCVRLRKQVPMMLGVSVASQKPVLISSTHLRESVFEPPPNIRMYSKKNKLYRYATYS; encoded by the coding sequence ATGGATCGGTTAGAAATTAAACCAAGTAAAACATTGTGTATTTATGGCGGTGCGTTTGATCCACCTCACCGTGGACATCTGCATTGCGTATTAATCGCAAAAAAGTATTTTCCTAATGCAAAAATTATTGTGTTACCTACACCAACAAACACTACATCAAAAAATACAAAAAGTTCTTTTTATCATAGATTTAAAATGGTTAAGTTACTCATGCCGCCCTATGTTTATGTTAGTGCCATTGAACAGCGCCGAAAATTTATTTACTCATATCAAACCCTTCGCTACTTAAAACAAGGTCGTTTTAAACAATATGTATTCCAATGTATTATCGGGGATGATCAATTAACTAATTTCACAAACTGGGAATATTGGAAAAAAATTCTTACCTTAGCTCATTTATTTGTTATCCCTAGACTTTTATCTAAATCGGCAATCGATACATTATGTGTTCGTTTGCGCAAACAAGTTCCAATGATGTTGGGAGTATCCGTTGCTTCTCAGAAACCTGTTTTAATTAGTTCAACTCACTTGAGAGAAAGTGTTTTTGAACCCCCACCTAACATTCGCATGTACAGCAAAAAAAACAAACTCTATCGATATGCCACGTATTCCTGA
- the rsfS gene encoding ribosome silencing factor: protein MPRIPELLTSIISILEDQKATEIFYTSVKKHTSLCSYIVVASARSTKHAYALSDMVIELCEDSSLPLAHREGDSSSEWILIDAGSIIVHVMTPEMRALYCLEKLWH from the coding sequence ATGCCACGTATTCCTGAACTTCTAACTTCAATTATCTCTATCTTAGAGGATCAAAAAGCAACTGAGATATTTTATACTTCAGTAAAAAAACACACGAGCCTGTGTTCGTATATTGTTGTCGCTTCTGCGCGATCTACCAAACATGCGTACGCTTTAAGCGATATGGTCATAGAGCTATGTGAGGATAGCTCATTACCGTTAGCGCATAGGGAAGGTGATAGTTCTAGTGAGTGGATCTTGATTGATGCTGGCAGTATTATTGTGCATGTTATGACCCCAGAGATGAGAGCTTTATATTGCTTAGAAAAGTTATGGCACTAA